The Coregonus clupeaformis isolate EN_2021a unplaced genomic scaffold, ASM2061545v1 scaf3011, whole genome shotgun sequence genome includes a window with the following:
- the LOC121543948 gene encoding zinc finger BED domain-containing protein 4-like, whose translation MVAAIRLTRYEHMNCVAHMVQRSVTVSLADSGFVNALAKARKVVGHFKHSPANAAELQAQQVSLGKKQEPLIQDVPTRWNSTLEMVKRVSRNKEAVIAALDNQEHKLVLPTAAEWDKLQRLETLLEPCRYVTELLGGEAYVSCSVVLPSLCHLRLKMEACDEDPAYVVRFKTKFKEDLASRQEQLNNAWLQIATVLDPRFKDLKCLPKTDREEVWTTLEGMLQQESPRRSSQTHDDGPPRKKISLLQMGSDSESEDEEVQPAIQRYRAEPTIKLEDCPLEVVGISFRSP comes from the exons ATGGTTGCCGCAATTCGACTTACACGCTATGAACACATGAACTGTGTCGCTCACATGGTGCAGAGAAGTGTCACAGTGAGTCTTGCTGACAGCGGCTTTGTAAATGCTTTGGCCAAGGCTCGCAAAGTTGTCGGTCATTTTAAGCACAGCCCAGCAAATGCTGCGGAGCTTCAAGCACAACAAGTCAGCCTGGGAAAGAAGCAAGAGCCATTGATCCAGGATGTTCCAACACGTTGGAATTCGACGCTGGAAATGGTCAAGCGCGTGAGCAGAAATAAAGAGGCTGTCATCGCAGCCCTGGACAATCAGGAGCACAAACTCGTTTTGCCGACCGCAGCAGAGTGGGATAAACTGCAGAGGCTGGAGACACTTCTAGAGCCATGCAG gtATGTAACTGAGCTCCTGGGTGGAGAGGCCTATGTCTCCTGTTCTGTGGTACTACCTTCTCTCTGCCACTTGCGTCTCAAGATGGAAGCCTGTGATGAGGACCCTGCATATGTGGTGAGATTCAAGACCAAGTTCAAGGAGGACCTAGCATcccgtcaagaacagctcaacaaTGCATGGCTCCAGATTGCTACAGTTTTGGATCCTCGTTTCAAAGACTTGAAATGCCTGcccaagacagacagggaagaggtgtGGACCACACTTGAAGGGATGCTGCAACAAGAATCACCCAGAAGGTCTTCACAGACACATGATGATGGGCCACCCAGGAAGAAAATCAGCCTTCTGCAAATGGGCTCAGATTCAGAATCAGAAGATGAAGAGGTCCAACCTGCCATACAGAGGTACAGAGCAGAGCCCACCATTAAATTGGAGGACTGCCCCCTTGAGGTGGTGGGCATCTCATTCAGGAGCCCATGA